One segment of Antennarius striatus isolate MH-2024 chromosome 5, ASM4005453v1, whole genome shotgun sequence DNA contains the following:
- the LOC137595477 gene encoding uncharacterized protein, producing MPPKREAGTNPTQPAVKMIKIGTHHEFGCDSVDDKYTLAEESNFSTFPNNEHETIEFDEENVSSPGIRTDTISLLMKIEQLQAQLKYERRCRILAENELRELKEMNTLMMQMRHTAHELRVTLDHVLQGGEGPVAPENSQHEAISCLNDIEAAVEQVNNLQEEDHSFLYLSENLRVPKNLYERIAEIADYKKYTSALLMILFDRETLATHSLQGRRNTFTGEDCPKPQLPPDILRSIIDHVAVKFGVDSSQIKTAIRTKLNNEDKLLKKRLGLVKTENKSVIDQGFSQDASLLPENGGLRNDSQL from the exons ATGCCACCTAAGAGAGAAGCAGGGACTAATCCCACACAACCAGCAGTCAAGATGATAAAAATTGGCACCCATCACGAATTTGGCTGTGATTCAGTGGACGATAAGTACACGCTGGCCGAAGAATCAAACTTTTCAACATTTCCCAACAATGAG CATGAAACTATTGAATTTGATGAAGAAAACGTTTCAAGTCCAGGCATCAGAACAGACACCATCAGCCTCCTCATGAAGATAGAACAGCTGCAGGCACAACTCAAATATGAGCGCAGATGCAGGATATTGGCAGAAAACGAGTTGAGAGAGCTGAAAG AGATGAACACACTGATGATGCAGATGAGGCACACAGCACATGAACTGAGAGTCACTCTGGATCATGTGCTCCAAGGGGGTGAGGGACCAGTTGCACCAGAAAATTCTCAGCATGAAGCCATTTCTTGCTTAAATGACATTGAGGCAGCCGTAGAACAAGTTAATAATCTTCAAGAG GAGGATCACAGCTTCTTGTACCTCTCTGAGAATCTTCGAGTACCAAAAAATCTTTATGAGCGAATTGCAGAAATCGCAGACTACAAGAAGTACACGTCAGCACTGCTGATGATACTGTTTGACAGAGAAACATTGGCCACACATTCTCTTCAGGGTCGAAGGAACACCTTTACAGGAGAAGATTGTCCCAAACCTCAACTCCCTCCTGATATCTTGAGAAGTATTATTG ATCATGTAGCAGTCAAGTTCGGCGTTGATAGCAGTCAAATTAAAACTGCCATCCGTACAAAGCTGAACAATGAAGACAAGCTATTAAAGAAAAGACTGGGTTTGGTTAAAACTGAGAACAAATCTGTCATTGATCAAGGCTTTTCCCAAGATGCTTCACTTCTGCCTGAAAATGGAGGATTGAGAAATGATTCCCAATTGTAg
- the rrp9 gene encoding U3 small nucleolar RNA-interacting protein 2 isoform X1, with product MSSSFFIKTKQNPKKGKVVELPKRKGEGDSAGKTKIRTKKPKSKHNEEISSDSETESYVGTKKRQSNEDIDYEETPQEKKLRLAKLYLDQLREEEENKAEEELFETDLIAGRLQEDVLEQKGKLQRFIAKDFLPPDASEIRVLRGHKLAITCLVITSDDKYIFSASKDCSIIKWDFESGKKLHTIPGGRKGTEDQHVGHTVHILCMAISSDGKYLATGDMNKLIMIWEAETCKHLYKFTGHKGPVSGLSFRKGTHDLYSASHDRSVKVWNVAENAYVETLFGHQDAITGLDALSRECCVTAGGRDRSVRVWKIAEESQLVFHGHESSIDCVQLINEEHMITGADDGSVCLWSVNKKKPLCTVKQAHGCHGDVGLEQSHWVVSVAALQNSDTVASGASGCSHNSQVQLWKCEQNYRGLQPLYSVPVSGFVNSLKFSSSGQFLVAGVGQEHRLGRWWRIKDAKNGIYIIPLKRKPPKPEEPKTTE from the exons ATGTCTTCATCTTTCTttataaagacaaaacaaaatcccAAAAAGGGGAAAGTTGTAGAGTTACCAAAACGAAAG GGTGAAGGGGACTCGGCTGGAAAGACCAAAATACGAACGAAGAAACCAAAATCTAAGCATAATGAAGAGATATCCAGCGACTCTGAAACAGAGAG ttaTGTAGGGACCAAGAAAAGACAGTCAAATGAAGACATTGATTACGAAGAAACACCACAGGAGAAGAAGCTTAGATTAGCTAAACTTTACCTTGATCAGTTAAGAGAGGAAG aggaaaataaagcagaagaagaGTTGTTCGAAACTGATCTGATTGCAGGACGTCTTCAGGAAGACGTG CTTGAACAAAAAGGAAAGCTTCAACGATTTATTGCCAAGGAT TTTTTGCCACCAGATGCTTCGGAGATCAGAGTGTTAAGAGGGCACAAACTTGCCATTACCTGTCTAGTCATCACTTCTGATGATAAGTACATTTTTTCTGCATCCAAGGACTGCTCCATCAtcaaat GGGATTTTGAGAGTGGGAAGAAACTGCACACAATACCTGGTGGAAGAAAAGGCACAGAAGATCAACATGTTGGACATACTGTCCATATCCTATGCATGGCTATTTCATCAGATGGAAAATATTTG GCCACTGGAGACATGAACAAACTGATCATGATCTGGGAGGCAGAGACatgtaaacatttatacaaATTCACCGGACACAAAGGTCCAGTGTCG GGTCTTTCATTTAGGAAAGGAACTCATGATCTTTACAGTGCCTCACATGATCGCTCAGTAAAAGTATGGAACGTAGCCGAGAACGCGTATGTCGAAACTCT TTTTGGACATCAGGATGCCATCACAGGATTGGATGCCCTGAGCCGGGAGTGTTGTGTGACTGCAGGAGGAAGGGACCGCTCAGTGAGGGTGTGGAAAATTGCAGAGGAATCTCAGCTGGTGTTTCATGGCCACGA GAGTTCCATTGACTGTGTGCAGCTTATAAATGAAGAACATATGATAACAGGAGCTGATGATGG CTCTGTGTGTCTTTGGAGCGTCAACAAGAAGAAGCCTCTCTGCACAGTTAAGCAGGCGcatggttgccatggtgatgtaGGACTGGAGCAGTCTCATTGGGTGGTTTCAGTCGCCGCACTTCAGAACTCGGATACTGTCGCCTCAGGTGCATCTGGCT GCTCACACAACTCACAGGTGCAGCTGTGGAAGTGTGAACAGAATTACCGTGGGCTGCAGCCATTATACAGCGTGCCTGTG TCCGGATTTGTCAACAGTCTCAAGTTTTCGAGCTCTGGTCAGTTCTTGGTGGCAGGAGTTGGACAGGAGCACAG GTTGGGCCGATGGTGGAGAATAAAAGATGCCAAGAATGGAATTTATATTATTCCACTCAAGAGGAAACCTCCAAAACCAGAAGAACCAAAGACGACTGAATAG
- the si:ch211-213o11.11 gene encoding probable G-protein coupled receptor, which translates to MEDNSSLLTHEYNESFTIWTPTSRPPSRQLGVLSNPQTRFKDLIGIFLMVTLNILALLANTAVLVVVIKAPHLRKFAFVFHLCAVDLLCAILLMPLGIVSSSPYFSGVAFTVLECQVYVFLNVILIAATIFTITAISVERYYYIVHPMHYEVKMTLKLTSTVIVMVWVASAMLGLPTVFGWSSYGSLSSISAARCSLHWSNSDHRQVFSVLYSVTCFCLPAIVIFAVYCNVYKVARVAARQHGPLPLWTNSQLKQRSDSINSQTTIITTRNAPRRIMRDRYFSGGKAAVTLVVIVGQFLICWLPYFAFHLHLTLDTTANIPDVLEDTVTWLAYSSFAINPFFYGVLNRQIREELCKLRRCYSSQPVELGHSSHEGSGHENFMQFLHRTSCTIETRASFATSSVRSTLDQTGFRIPGQIPEDY; encoded by the coding sequence ATGGAGGATAACAGCTCATTGTTGACCCATGAGTACAATGAGAGCTTCACCATTTGGACCCCAACATCCCGACCTCCCAGCAGGCAGCTGGGGGTCCTTTCCAACCCACAAACACGCTTTAAGGACTTGATAGGAATATTTCTTATGGTCACGCTCAATATTTTGGCCCTTCTGGCCAACACTGCCGTTCTGGTTGTTGTCATAAAAGCCCCTCATCTCAGGAAATTTGCCTTTGTATTCCACCTGTGTGCAGTGGATCTGCTGTGTGCCATCTTGCTGATGCCTCTGGGGATTGTGTCCAGCTCCCCATACTTTTCTGGAGTGGCGTTCACCGTGCTGGAGTGCCAAGTGTATGTCTTCCTCAACGTGATCCTCATAGCTGCCACCATCTTCACCATTACAGCCATTAGCGTGGAGCGTTACTACTACATCGTCCACCCTATGCACTATGAGGTCAAGATGACGCTGAAGCTGACCTCAACAGTCATCGTGATGGTGTGGGTGGCTTCTGCCATGCTGGGACTACCCACTGTGTTTGGTTGGTCATCCTATGGCAGCCTGAGCTCCATCAGTGCTGCACGCTGCTCTCTGCATTGGAGCAACAGCGATCACAGGCAGGTCTTCTCCGTGCTCTACAGCGTCACCTGTTTCTGCCTGCCTGCCATTGTGATTTTTGCTGTGTACTGCAATGTGTACAAGGTTGCCCGTGTGGCTGCCCGCCAGCATGGACCTCTGCCGTTGTGGACAAACAGCCAACTGAAGCAGCGCTCTGATTCAATAAACAGCCAGACAACCATCATCACAACCCGCAATGCCCCACGTAGGATTATGCGTGACCGTTATTTCAGTGGAGGTAAAGCCGCTGTCACTCTCGTGGTTATTGTTGGACAGTTTCTCATCTGCTGGCTGCCTTACTTTGCCTTCCACCTTCATCTGACTCTAGACACAACCGCAAATATACCTGATGTTCTGGAGGACACGGTCACTTGGCTGGCTTATTCTTCCTTTGCTATCAACCCCTTTTTTTATGGAGTCCTTAATCGGCAGATCAGGGAGGAACTTTGTAAGCTGAGGCGCTGCTATTCATCCCAGCCAGTGGAGCTGGGACACTCAAGCCATGAGGGCTCAGGCCATGAGAACTTTATGCAGTTTCTCCATAGGACAAGTTGTACAATAGAAACACGTGCAAGCTTTGCTACATCCAGTGTCAGAAGTACTTTGGATCAAACTGGTTTCAGGATACCAGGACAGATCCCAGAAGATTATTAG
- the rrp9 gene encoding U3 small nucleolar RNA-interacting protein 2 isoform X2 has product MSSSFFIKTKQNPKKGKVVELPKRKGEGDSAGKTKIRTKKPKSKHNEEISSDSETESYVGTKKRQSNEDIDYEETPQEKKLRLAKLYLDQLREEEENKAEEELFETDLIAGRLQEDVLEQKGKLQRFIAKDFLPPDASEIRVLRGHKLAITCLVITSDDKYIFSASKDCSIIKWDFESGKKLHTIPGGRKGTEDQHVGHTVHILCMAISSDGKYLATGDMNKLIMIWEAETCKHLYKFTGHKGPVSGLSFRKGTHDLYSASHDRSVKVWNVAENAYVETLFGHQDAITGLDALSRECCVTAGGRDRSVRVWKIAEESQLVFHGHESSIDCVQLINEEHMITGADDGSVCLWSVNKKKPLCTVKQAHGCHGDVGLEQSHWVVSVAALQNSDTVASGSHNSQVQLWKCEQNYRGLQPLYSVPVSGFVNSLKFSSSGQFLVAGVGQEHRLGRWWRIKDAKNGIYIIPLKRKPPKPEEPKTTE; this is encoded by the exons ATGTCTTCATCTTTCTttataaagacaaaacaaaatcccAAAAAGGGGAAAGTTGTAGAGTTACCAAAACGAAAG GGTGAAGGGGACTCGGCTGGAAAGACCAAAATACGAACGAAGAAACCAAAATCTAAGCATAATGAAGAGATATCCAGCGACTCTGAAACAGAGAG ttaTGTAGGGACCAAGAAAAGACAGTCAAATGAAGACATTGATTACGAAGAAACACCACAGGAGAAGAAGCTTAGATTAGCTAAACTTTACCTTGATCAGTTAAGAGAGGAAG aggaaaataaagcagaagaagaGTTGTTCGAAACTGATCTGATTGCAGGACGTCTTCAGGAAGACGTG CTTGAACAAAAAGGAAAGCTTCAACGATTTATTGCCAAGGAT TTTTTGCCACCAGATGCTTCGGAGATCAGAGTGTTAAGAGGGCACAAACTTGCCATTACCTGTCTAGTCATCACTTCTGATGATAAGTACATTTTTTCTGCATCCAAGGACTGCTCCATCAtcaaat GGGATTTTGAGAGTGGGAAGAAACTGCACACAATACCTGGTGGAAGAAAAGGCACAGAAGATCAACATGTTGGACATACTGTCCATATCCTATGCATGGCTATTTCATCAGATGGAAAATATTTG GCCACTGGAGACATGAACAAACTGATCATGATCTGGGAGGCAGAGACatgtaaacatttatacaaATTCACCGGACACAAAGGTCCAGTGTCG GGTCTTTCATTTAGGAAAGGAACTCATGATCTTTACAGTGCCTCACATGATCGCTCAGTAAAAGTATGGAACGTAGCCGAGAACGCGTATGTCGAAACTCT TTTTGGACATCAGGATGCCATCACAGGATTGGATGCCCTGAGCCGGGAGTGTTGTGTGACTGCAGGAGGAAGGGACCGCTCAGTGAGGGTGTGGAAAATTGCAGAGGAATCTCAGCTGGTGTTTCATGGCCACGA GAGTTCCATTGACTGTGTGCAGCTTATAAATGAAGAACATATGATAACAGGAGCTGATGATGG CTCTGTGTGTCTTTGGAGCGTCAACAAGAAGAAGCCTCTCTGCACAGTTAAGCAGGCGcatggttgccatggtgatgtaGGACTGGAGCAGTCTCATTGGGTGGTTTCAGTCGCCGCACTTCAGAACTCGGATACTGTCGCCTCAG GCTCACACAACTCACAGGTGCAGCTGTGGAAGTGTGAACAGAATTACCGTGGGCTGCAGCCATTATACAGCGTGCCTGTG TCCGGATTTGTCAACAGTCTCAAGTTTTCGAGCTCTGGTCAGTTCTTGGTGGCAGGAGTTGGACAGGAGCACAG GTTGGGCCGATGGTGGAGAATAAAAGATGCCAAGAATGGAATTTATATTATTCCACTCAAGAGGAAACCTCCAAAACCAGAAGAACCAAAGACGACTGAATAG